From a region of the Mercurialis annua linkage group LG1-X, ddMerAnnu1.2, whole genome shotgun sequence genome:
- the LOC126673732 gene encoding uncharacterized protein LOC126673732 yields the protein MDREWMYVRLEDGYLHPRFAKGVEEFVEFAKRHPQFMDGAKIRCPCNHTKCRNKGYLDEVTVMCHLGKNGFMKNYYCWYNHGETYVPNLVRPDHNIDLENTCHQAETSDAGDLFRSMMDDVIGRASVLHPSEDVINPPHVSHSMEESPNMEAQRLYDMLKASEQELWEGNPGGHSQLSAVARLMNLKAEFHFSERLYDELCKFLSEVLPTDNVMTDSFYSTKKLVRKLGLPVEVIDCCKQGCMLFWNEDIGLNSCKVCGHPRFKKQGRGSNKRKINIPYMKMHYFPLTPRLQRLYASHATSNHMRWHGEHEWEEDGVMRHCSDSPAWKHFNEANPSFASEVRNVRLGLCTDGFQPFGQTGRQYSSWPVIVTPYNLPPGMCMKEEYMFLTAIIPGPKNPKDKLDVFLQPLIAELKHLWEVGVNTYDISVRQNFQMRAALMWTISDFPAYSMLSGWSTGGKLACPHCMGDSDAFSLTKGRKTSWFDNHRKFLPPDHSFRKNKKWFRKGEVVLKIAPDMQSGSEILDEIEHLGLKKVTDINAEEENVHISKLNCCGWKKRSIFWDLPYWSSNLIRHNLDVMHIEKNFFDNIFNTVMNVTGKTKDNAKSREDLKEFCDRPELHKDERTGKYPKASFTLDKKGKEELCNWVRELKFPDGYVSNMGRCVDMKKLKFYGMKSHDSHVFMQRLIPIAFRELLPANVWQVLTELSLFFKSLTSTVIRREDIIRLEQEIPIILCKLERIFPPSFFDSMEHLPIHLPHEARIAGPVQYRWMYPFERYLRRLKNNVTNKSQVEGSISNAYLVEETASFCAHYFKPTIHTRHRRAPRNDDGGVDLNAPPGMLSIFKHPGRSMGQAKSRYLEDKEYHAAHTYILLNCIEVKPYIHLYEDELRIYNPNITNNEVELKLENNFADWFEKYAHSEISNITNPIMQDLAKGPLHEVKWYSGYYVNGYKFHTEGHGSRRLTTNSGVCIRGSNSSTSELDFYGKLTEIIELDYPALPIKKVVLFKCSWFDPTPRLGIRVHPQLKLVDVNCRRVFNKYEPFIMAVQAEQVHYLRYPTSKRNDWLAVCKIKPRFVVEVPDRSDLPVSPTVLAYQEDSIEHHEVDSQVDVNETLVDPNDFVTEIDDVDDVENDGNSEKDLNDDDDDDHNDEDDCDDSNIMHMLLNINAFACLSLWLALCVMFLFHVVTPRSVHKEVQLISNHLQNFKFTTVLSDCFKHKLWIIVGVKQAFDRYLIKVSNLLCVNLCSSHWYFYILCIFLLTFL from the exons ATGGATCGAGAATGGATGTATGTTCGATTGGAAGATGGATATTTGCATCCACGATTCGCAAAAGGCGTGGAAGAATTTGTGGAATTTGCAAAAAGACATCCTCAATTCATGGATGGTGCGAAGATAAGATGCCCTTGTAATCATACGAAGTGTCGAAACAAGGGTTATCTTGATGAGGTGACAGTGATGTGTCATCTTGGAAAAAATGGATTCATGAAGAACTACTACTGCTGGTACAATCATGGAGAAACTTATGTACCAAATTTAGTCCGACCTGATCATAACATTGATTTAGAAAATACATGCCATCAAGCTGAAACCAGCGACGCTGGTGATTTATTTCGATCTATGATGGATGATGTTATTGGTCGTGCTAGTGTTCTTCATCCGAGCGAAGATGTCATTAATCCTCCTCATGTTTCCCATTCAATGGAAGAGAGCCCAAATATGGAAGCACAACGATTATATGACATGCTTAAGGCATCTGAACAAGAGTTGTGGGAAGGAAATCCAGGAGGACATTCTCAGTTATCTGCTGTTGCTAGGCTTATGAATTTGAAAGCGGAATTTCATTTTTCAGAAAGGTTATATGATGAACTCTGCAAATTTTTGTCAGAGGTACTGCCTACTGATAATGTAATGACTGATAGCTTTTATAGCACGAAGAAGTTGGTTCGGAAGTTGGGTTTACCAGTAGAAGTTATTGATTGTTGCAAGCAAGGATGTATGCTATTTTGGAATGAAGATATTGGCCTTAACAGCTGTAAGGTTTGTGGTCATCCTCGATTTAAAAAGCAAGGACGTGGTTCTAATAAGCgaaaaataaatataccttATATGAAGATGCATTATTTTCCGCTAACACCACGTCTACAGAGGTTGTATGCTTCACATGCAACTTCAAATCACATGAGGTGGCATGGTGAACATGAATGGGAAGAAGATGGTGTAATGCGCCATTGTTCAGATTCTCCTGCTTGGAAGCATTTTAATGAGGCAAATCCGTCATTTGCTTCCGAAGTTCGCAATGTTCGATTGGGGTTATGTACTGATGGATTTCAACCCTTTGGACAGACAGGGCGACAATATTCATCTTGGCCTGTTATAGTAACACCGTACAACTTACCGCCTGGTATGTGTATGAAAGAAGAGTACATGTTCTTGACGGCCATCATCCCTGGTCCAAAAAATCCGAAGGACAAGTTAGATGTTTTTTTGCAACCTCTAATTGCGGAGTTGAAACATTTGTGGGAGGTTGGTGTGAACACATATGATATATCGGTCAGgcagaattttcaaatgagaGCTGCCCTTATGTGGACGATAAGTGATTTCCCAGCTTACTCAATGCTATCAGGGTGGAGTACAGGAGGAAAATTAGCTTGTCCTCATTGCATGGGTGATTCTGATGCATTCTCATTGACGAAAGGTCGCAAGACGTCGTGGTTTGACAATCATCGAAAATTTCTTCCACCAGATCATTCATTTAGAAAGAACAAAAAGTGGTTCAGAAAAGGTGAGGTAGTACTGAAAATTGCTCCTGACATGCAATCTGGTTCAGAAATACTTGATGAAATAGAACATCTTGGGCTGAAAAAAGTGACAGATATAAATGCAGAAGAAGAAAATGTGCATATTTCTAAACTAAATTGTTGTGGATGGAAAAAAAGAAGCATTTTTTGGGATTTGCCTTATTGGAGTTCTAATTTAATAAGGCATAATTTGGATGtaatgcatattgagaaaaacttctttgataatatttttaatacggTTATGAATGTTACGGGGAAAACAAAAGATAATGCAAAATCAAGAGAAGACTTGAAAGAGTTTTGCGATCGCCCTGAGCTGCACAAAGATGAACGTACTGGAAAATACCCGAAGGCTTCTTTCACACTTGACAAAAAAGGGAAGGAAGAATTGTGTAATTGGGTTCGAGAACTCAAATTTCCGGATGGGTATGTTTCAAACATGGGTCGATGTGTTGAtatgaagaaattaaaattttacgggatgaAGAGCCATGATTCTCATGTGTTTATGCAAAGACTAATTCCAATTGCATTTCGTGAATTGTTGCCAGCCAATGTATGGCAAGTCTTGACAGAATTGAGCCTTTTCTTTAAAAGTCTAACATCCACTGTCATTAGAAGGGAAGACATTATACGTTTGGAGCAAGAGATTCCAATAATATTGTGTAAGCTTGAGCGTATATTTCCTCCAAGCTTCTTCGACTCAATGGAGCATCTTCCAATTCATTTGCCGCACGAAGCGCGAATAGCTGGTCCAGTTCAATATCGATGGATGTACCCTTTTGAGAG GTATCTTCGCAGGCTGAAAAATAATGTGACTAATAAATCTCAAGTTGAAGGTTCGATTTCTAATGCATACCTGGTTGAAGAAACTGCTTCGTTTTGTGCACATTACTTCAAGCCTACTATTCATACGAGGCATAGGAGAGCGCCACGTAATGATGATGGTGGAGTTGATTTAAATGCACCTCCTGGTATGCTCTCAATTTTTAAACATCCGGGTCGATCTATGGGTCAAGCTAAATCCAGATATTTGGAGGATAAAGAATATCATGCAGCTCATACTTATATACTATTAAATTGCATTGAAGTGAAGCCATATATACA TTTATATGAAGATGAACTGCGAATATATAATCCAAATATTACCAACAATGAAGTTGAGTTGAAATTGGAAAATAATTTTGCAGATTGGTTTGAGAAATAT GCACATAGTGAGATATCAAATATTACAAACCCAATTATGCAAGACCTGGCCAAAGGTCCTTTGCATGAGGTGAAATGGTACTCTGGATACTATGTCAATGGATATAAGTTTCATACGGAAGGACATGGATCAAGAAGATTAACCACGAATAGTGGAGTATGCATTAGAGGTTCAAATAGTAGCACTAGTGAATTAGACTTTTATGGAAAATTGACTGAGATCATAGAATTGGATTATCCAGCATTGCCGATTAAAAAGGTAGTCCTATTTAAGTGTTCTTGGTTTGATCCAACTCCAAGACTGGGTATAAGAGTGCATCCGCAGCTTAAGCTTGTTGATGTTAATTGTCGTAGGGTTTTCAATAAATATGAGCCATTTATTATGGCTGTCCAAGCAGAACAAGTGCATTATCTACGATATCCTACTTCAAAACGAAATGATTGGTTAgctgtttgtaaaattaaaccAAGGTTTGTCGTAGAGGTACCAGATAGAAGCGACCTGCCAGTGTCACCAACGGTATTAGCATACCAAGAGGATTCGATTGAACATCATGAAGTGGACAGCCAAGTTGATGTCAATGAAACATTGGTTGATCCAAATGATTTTGTAACTGAAATAGACGATGTTGATGATGTGGAGAATGATGGCAACTCAGAAAAAGACTTGAACGACGACGACGATGATGATCATAATGACGAGGATGATTGTGATGACA GTAACATAATGCATATGCTTTTGAACATCAATGCATTTGCTTGTTTATCATTATGGCTAGCCTTATGTGTTATGTTCTTATTTCATGTAGT AACACCAAGAAGCGTGCATAAAGAGGTTCAACTAATTTCTAATCATCTTCAGAATTTTAAGTTCACCACAGTGTTATCGGATTGTTTCAAACACAA GTTATGGATAATTGTTGGTGTAAAGCAAGCCTTTGATAGATACCTGATTAAAGTCTCCAATCTGCTGTGTGTTAATTTATGCTCTTCTCAttggtatttttatattttatgtattttccTTTTAACTTTCTTATAg
- the LOC126676456 gene encoding uncharacterized protein LOC126676456 → MKRLHHKKSNELSRAVTSKRYIKSNELSRAVASRVGRHLPTSIAPPPPPPPPPPATLPRLESPPPPPPILPQPRAEASTTRPESSIRRPPPPLSVPPPPPIRESLAPSISNDENLETPVTPHSCTTPHPDVSLGSNTNYRHSSDVPFIYVKGERFLPNGNKISRNLCFAFKEKQDPEGYTWSSVNADVKQFYWQDFERRYSWNSNQEEVVKAAWNKVTRTHYNKTLSRWRKSWKKVEKIPQGVKQDVWDSWLKKWESDDWKKKSEQASKNRNSEPNGPGTGVAKHIGGSKSTMEHTTSMERENILVNTWNVFKKLHMRKDGSFVDSKSRDIWEKMEAALSLATQPLEDGTIPEIDIDQIYYNVVGGEKKRRVYGLGSQASIFYPQHLPSTTTSQSGSSTNDEVKKMMESLSEKEKAMAEKMQSLTQQQESLNQQQASLRKMQEDCLRLYETLQRDTPPN, encoded by the exons atgaaacgtttgcatcataaaaaatcaaatgaactATCACGAGCAGTAACATCAAAGCGTTATATAAAATCAAACGAATTGTCACGAGCAGTAGCGTCAAGAGTTGGACGACATTTACCAACATCGATAGCACCACCACCCCCACCGCCCCCACCACCTCCAGCAACACTACCACGATTAGAATCGCCGCCACCACCGCCACCAATACTACCACAACCACGAGCAGAAGCATCAACAACAAGACCAGAATCATCAATACGACGACCACCACCACCATTATCAGTACCGCCCCCACCACCTATACGAGAATCACTTGCTCCCTCAATAAGCAATGATGAAAATCTTGAGACTCCCGTTACACCACACTCTTGTACTACACCCCATCCTGATGTTTCTCTAGGATCCAACACAAACTATCGGCATTCATCAGATGTTCCTTTCATATATGTCAAGGGTGAAAG gtttCTTCCCAATGGCAATAAAATATCTCGAAATTTATGTTTTGCATTTAAAGAGAAGCAAGATCCAGAGGGATATACTTGGTCTTCTGTTAATGCGGATGTAAAACAATTTTATTGGCAGGATTTTGAG agaAGATACTCATGGAATTCAAATCAAGAAGAGGTTGTTAAGGCCGCATGGAATAAAGTTACGAGAACTCACTACAACAAAACACTTTCTAGGTGGAGGAAATCATGGAAAAAGGTGGAAAAAATACCCCAAGGTGTTAAACAAGATGTTTGGGATAGCTGGCTTAAAAAATGGGAATCAGATGACTGGAAAAAAAAATCGGAGCAAGCTTCAAAGAATAGAAATTCAGAACCAAATGGACCCGGTACCGGTGTTGCTAAGCATATAGGAGGTTCCAAATCTACTATGGAGCATACGACATCAATG GAAAGGGAAAATATTCTTGTGAATACATGGAATGTTTTCAAAAAGTTACATATGAGGAAAGATGGATCATTTGTTGATAGCAAATCACGTGATATTTGG GAGAAGATGGAAGCAGCTTTATCTCTTGCTACTCAGCCATTAGAAGATGGAACTATTCCAGAAATTGACATTGACCAGATTTATTATAATGTTGTTGGTGGTGAGAAGAAGAGGCGTGTATACGGACTGGGCTCTCAAGCGTCGATCTTTTATCCTCAACACTTGCCATCTACAACTACTTCTCAATCAGGTTCTTCGACTAATGATGAGGTGAAAAAGATGATGGAGTCTTTGTCTGAGAAAGAAAAAGCAATGGCAGAAAAGATGCAATCTCTGACCCAACAACAGGAGTCCTTGAACCAACAACAAGCGTCCCTTCGGAAAATGCAAGAAGATTGTTTACGACTCTATGAGACCTTACAGCGGGATACACCACCTAATTAA
- the LOC126664797 gene encoding cyclin-T1-3-like isoform X1: MLGTPPQQGIGASTDLLEKPQLHTHRWHFSKYEIEHCSPSRKDGINFEKESQLRKLYCSFIQDLGKKLKIPQVTIACALMVCHQFYMRQSHAKNDWQTIATASTFLACKLEDTPRLLGDVVVVAYEMIYKWDSSAPNRIRRKDFCDKQKELIISGERLLLVTIAFSIDIKLPYRPLVDALKKLKIYPALAKVAWNFVNDWLCTTLCLQYKPHYIAAGSLFLAAKLQKVKLPTSKGNVWWMEFDISPKQLEEVIQEMVRLLEQDRKGDLPTVSVGKAITSSSQSTITSASLASSHSNDIDVVESQVLGETQSQTSCSVAIVITEDDDGESRPGKRKFNLSSSCENVHATGFYSKIDANQIRERLKRRRVDGTTKNKSDETANADIDGEAWIERELENGIELEEKKKEDMII; encoded by the exons ATGTTAGGGACTCCACCGCAACAGGGTATCGGGGCAAGCACAGACTTGTTAGAAAAGCCTCAGCTTCATACTCACAGATGGCATTTCAGTAAATATGAAATTGAACATTGTTCCCCTTCTAGAAAGGATGGAATTAACTTTGAGAAGGAGTCTCAGTTACGGAAGTTGTACTGCTCTTTCATTCAAGATCTTGGCAAAAAGCTTAAAAT ACCTCAGGTGACAATAGCATGTGCATTGATGGTATGCCACCAGTTTTACATGCGACAATCTCACGCGAAGAATGATTGGCAG ACAATTGCAACAGCAAGTACATTTCTTGCTTGCAAACTTGAAGACACCCCGCGCTTGCTGGGGGATGTGGTTGTTGTTGCATATGAGATGATATACAAATGGGATTCTTCTGCACCAAACAGAATCCGAAGAAAG GATTTCTGTGACAAGCAGAAGGAATTGATCATAAGTGGGGAGAGGTTATTATTGGTAACAATTGCTTTTAGTATTGATATCAAACTCCCATACAGGCCACTTGTTGACGCTTTAAAAAAACTGAAGATATATCCAGCTCTTGCAAAAGTTGCATGGAATTTCGTAAATGATTg GCTTTGTACCACACTGTGCTTACAGTACAAGCCCCATTATATTGCAGCCGGTTCTCTGTTCCTTGCTGCTAAACTCCAAAAAGTGAAGCTGCCTACAAgtaagggaaatgtttggtggATGGAGTTTGATATTTCGCCTAAACAATTAGAGG AGGTTATCCAAGAGATGGTCCGGCTGTTGGAGCAAGACAGAAAGGGAGATTTGCCTACAGTCTCAGTTGGAAAGGCGATCACGAGTAGCTCACAATCAACAATTACAAGTGCATCACTTGCTAGTTCACATTCTAATGATATAGACGTCGTAGAATCTCAGGTATTGGGTGAGACTCAAAGCCAAACAAGCTGTAGTGTTGCCATCGTCATTACTGAGGATGACGATGGTGAGAGTCGGCCAGGAAAAAGGAAATTTAATTTGAGTTCAAGCTGTGAGAATGTACATGCTACTGGCTTCTATAGTAAGATTGACGCTAACCAAATAAGGGAGAGATTGAAGAGGAGGAGAGTTGATGGAACAACAAAAAACAAATCTGATGAAACCGCAAATGCCGATATAGACGGTGAAGCATGGATAGAACGAGAGCTGGAGAATGGAATAGAATTGGAAGAGAAGAAAAAGGAagatatgataatatga
- the LOC126664797 gene encoding cyclin-T1-3-like isoform X2 translates to MVCHQFYMRQSHAKNDWQTIATASTFLACKLEDTPRLLGDVVVVAYEMIYKWDSSAPNRIRRKDFCDKQKELIISGERLLLVTIAFSIDIKLPYRPLVDALKKLKIYPALAKVAWNFVNDWLCTTLCLQYKPHYIAAGSLFLAAKLQKVKLPTSKGNVWWMEFDISPKQLEEVIQEMVRLLEQDRKGDLPTVSVGKAITSSSQSTITSASLASSHSNDIDVVESQVLGETQSQTSCSVAIVITEDDDGESRPGKRKFNLSSSCENVHATGFYSKIDANQIRERLKRRRVDGTTKNKSDETANADIDGEAWIERELENGIELEEKKKEDMII, encoded by the exons ATGGTATGCCACCAGTTTTACATGCGACAATCTCACGCGAAGAATGATTGGCAG ACAATTGCAACAGCAAGTACATTTCTTGCTTGCAAACTTGAAGACACCCCGCGCTTGCTGGGGGATGTGGTTGTTGTTGCATATGAGATGATATACAAATGGGATTCTTCTGCACCAAACAGAATCCGAAGAAAG GATTTCTGTGACAAGCAGAAGGAATTGATCATAAGTGGGGAGAGGTTATTATTGGTAACAATTGCTTTTAGTATTGATATCAAACTCCCATACAGGCCACTTGTTGACGCTTTAAAAAAACTGAAGATATATCCAGCTCTTGCAAAAGTTGCATGGAATTTCGTAAATGATTg GCTTTGTACCACACTGTGCTTACAGTACAAGCCCCATTATATTGCAGCCGGTTCTCTGTTCCTTGCTGCTAAACTCCAAAAAGTGAAGCTGCCTACAAgtaagggaaatgtttggtggATGGAGTTTGATATTTCGCCTAAACAATTAGAGG AGGTTATCCAAGAGATGGTCCGGCTGTTGGAGCAAGACAGAAAGGGAGATTTGCCTACAGTCTCAGTTGGAAAGGCGATCACGAGTAGCTCACAATCAACAATTACAAGTGCATCACTTGCTAGTTCACATTCTAATGATATAGACGTCGTAGAATCTCAGGTATTGGGTGAGACTCAAAGCCAAACAAGCTGTAGTGTTGCCATCGTCATTACTGAGGATGACGATGGTGAGAGTCGGCCAGGAAAAAGGAAATTTAATTTGAGTTCAAGCTGTGAGAATGTACATGCTACTGGCTTCTATAGTAAGATTGACGCTAACCAAATAAGGGAGAGATTGAAGAGGAGGAGAGTTGATGGAACAACAAAAAACAAATCTGATGAAACCGCAAATGCCGATATAGACGGTGAAGCATGGATAGAACGAGAGCTGGAGAATGGAATAGAATTGGAAGAGAAGAAAAAGGAagatatgataatatga